A single window of Deinococcus seoulensis DNA harbors:
- a CDS encoding variant leucine-rich repeat-containing protein gives MAGDTEHPTDRLTRSATLPPGTPAATLQTLARQEDAGLRAAVAQHPNTPPALLEALAATEPGAVLSNPALPLLRLAHPRLLLDTPRATLLALIGCPAAPDWLRRHALSHPDAGVVAAVASHPDLTPAQLAALARHPAWQVRSRVAARPDLRDDTLRALAADRDYGVRMYVAARPDLPPGVQAQLQQDASVFVRQVLARRAP, from the coding sequence ATGGCAGGAGACACTGAACATCCCACCGACAGGCTGACCAGATCCGCCACGCTCCCTCCCGGCACCCCGGCCGCCACGTTGCAAACCCTGGCCCGGCAGGAGGACGCCGGACTGCGCGCCGCCGTGGCGCAGCACCCGAACACGCCCCCGGCGTTGCTGGAAGCCCTGGCCGCCACCGAACCCGGCGCGGTCCTGAGCAACCCGGCCCTGCCGCTGCTGCGGCTGGCGCACCCGCGCCTGCTGCTGGACACGCCGCGCGCCACCCTGCTGGCCCTGATCGGCTGCCCCGCCGCGCCCGACTGGCTGCGGCGGCACGCCCTGTCCCACCCGGACGCCGGGGTGGTCGCAGCCGTGGCCAGTCACCCGGACCTGACGCCCGCCCAGCTGGCCGCACTGGCGAGGCACCCGGCGTGGCAGGTGCGTTCACGCGTAGCAGCCCGCCCAGACCTGCGGGACGACACACTGCGCGCCCTGGCCGCCGACCGTGATTACGGCGTGCGGATGTACGTCGCGGCCCGCCCCGACCTGCCGCCCGGCGTGCAGGCGCAGTTGCAGCAGGACGCGTCGGTGTTCGTGCGGCAGGTGCTGGCCCGCCGCGCGCCGTAG
- a CDS encoding GIY-YIG nuclease family protein gives MTTPEGLREHRHTPRPGIIRITHVPSGRTHLQCSPDAPALINRTRFELQTGTHRTPALQRDWNTGGPDALTFELLDELPPPRTGTRTPAELRDDLKELLTLWQETLNIPPTG, from the coding sequence ATGACCACCCCCGAAGGCCTGCGCGAGCACCGCCACACGCCGCGACCCGGCATCATCCGCATCACGCACGTGCCCAGCGGTCGCACGCACCTGCAGTGCAGCCCCGACGCACCCGCCCTGATCAACCGCACCCGCTTCGAGTTGCAGACCGGCACCCACCGCACGCCCGCGCTGCAACGCGACTGGAACACTGGCGGCCCGGACGCCCTGACTTTCGAACTGCTGGACGAACTCCCCCCACCCCGCACCGGGACCCGCACGCCCGCCGAACTGCGGGACGACCTGAAGGAGCTGCTGACGCTATGGCAGGAGACACTGAACATCCCACCGACAGGCTGA
- the rplL gene encoding 50S ribosomal protein L7/L12, translated as MAYDKQALIDQLGQLTIMELADLIDGLKETWGVTAAVAAGPAAAAGPAAEEKTEFDVILVDAGASKINVIKEIRAITGLGLKEAKDMSEKGGALKEGISKDEAEKIKAQLEAAGARVELK; from the coding sequence ATGGCTTACGACAAACAGGCTCTTATCGACCAGCTCGGCCAGCTCACCATCATGGAACTCGCGGACCTCATCGACGGTCTGAAGGAAACCTGGGGCGTCACCGCCGCCGTCGCCGCCGGCCCCGCCGCCGCTGCCGGCCCCGCCGCTGAAGAGAAGACCGAGTTCGACGTCATCCTCGTTGACGCCGGCGCCAGCAAGATCAACGTCATTAAGGAAATCCGCGCCATCACTGGCCTGGGCCTGAAAGAAGCCAAGGACATGAGCGAGAAGGGCGGCGCGCTGAAAGAAGGCATCAGCAAGGACGAAGCCGAGAAGATCAAGGCCCAGCTGGAAGCTGCTGGCGCCCGCGTCGAACTCAAGTAA
- a CDS encoding DUF2239 family protein: protein MDTEPTFTTFEGHTRRLTAPLAATLSLLHAGPRAGLLTFDDQTGRSVDFDLSGTLDDVLARHAPETPRTGPGRPKLGVVSREVSLLPRHWEWLERQRGGASAALRRLIDEARRADPDGERRAQAQAAADRFLGVMAGDLPGYEEATRALYAADRAQFEAQVQGWPDDVRLHALYLAAPAFPVAPASTPSPA, encoded by the coding sequence ATGGATACCGAACCCACCTTCACCACCTTTGAGGGACACACCCGCCGCCTGACCGCGCCCCTCGCGGCCACCCTCAGCCTGTTGCACGCCGGGCCGCGCGCGGGCCTGCTGACCTTCGACGATCAGACAGGGCGCAGCGTTGACTTCGACCTGAGCGGCACCCTGGACGACGTACTGGCCCGCCACGCTCCCGAAACGCCCCGCACCGGCCCCGGCCGCCCGAAACTGGGCGTCGTGTCGCGCGAGGTCAGCCTGCTGCCCCGCCACTGGGAGTGGCTGGAACGCCAGCGCGGCGGGGCGTCGGCGGCGCTGCGGCGCCTGATCGACGAGGCCCGCAGGGCCGACCCGGACGGCGAACGCCGCGCGCAGGCCCAGGCGGCCGCCGACCGCTTCCTGGGCGTGATGGCGGGCGACCTGCCCGGTTACGAGGAAGCCACCCGCGCCCTGTACGCCGCCGACCGCGCCCAGTTCGAAGCTCAGGTGCAGGGCTGGCCTGACGACGTGCGCCTGCACGCCCTGTACCTTGCCGCGCCAGCCTTCCCCGTCGCGCCCGCGTCTACCCCCAGCCCCGCATGA